A window of the Cystobacter ferrugineus genome harbors these coding sequences:
- a CDS encoding FG-GAP-like repeat-containing protein, with product MSRRLIPLFLALLVGAGGCDLEPITSQPPISEPPTRPMAPSAPGRVEARAEPGTVTLSWSPPEHTGSLTGYRVRAEPLGSAPLLEVNEPTARVTGLSAGATYRFSVAAVNEVGEGPATRSEAVTLPEPPSAPPQPSVVRGDGQVRVSWTEPATDGRSPLTGYIVTAHPQGIGVTVDASMRSAVVEGLSNGEPSTFTVRALNAVGEGPDSPASPSVVPARAPSAPASVEATADIRQATVTWNAPENTGGLPMDTYVVTAEPGGASRQVGAESRSVTFTGLDNGTAYAFTVVARNEVGEGAGLRSAPVRTPDVPARPGEVRATRGVRSATVTWEAPAQDGGAPLTGFIVEASPSGARVQVDAQTHSATFTDLSSTKAHAFTVSALNAVGSSAASAPSAAVRPLPVPAEVTDLQVDTSDAGCLTVSYALRQADGLRADILVEVATQGAAPFTRATQAGSIDHEGLLARSSSPEGDAHGFLWNRGHDVPGATTVQLRLSAQVPGAAPGSATLELSLPAAARRCEVRLPTSIVQPLAHEPLQAVNGDFNRDGKPDLAVAMNDSSTVAILLGLGNGGFQPPIQHNGIIYGVGHLGAADLDGDGADELLVPDQSGRLWVARNVGHGMFLDPVSYSLGTPLWRDTTPGALAFADLDGDGSLDVATLGWNNDRWNNNRPLGILANTGDGTLGGFTRLGTSVASNAILETADFDEDGREDLLAFGPLGGSTVLLANGDGTFRERAITSMVHADSVAVGDLDGDGHLDLALAAVDSSDPTQLYLARGDGQGGFSPAQLVDSLTNYGSPRRVALTVVDLDHDGLEDLVVGVEWDHSLAVLRGRGAGLFAPAVMLPAGHNPIFATRRDFDGDGVQDVAAVQRLSKDVRVWRGGAEALSLSDGLTGTFAQGDFNADGRMDLVNATQPDNVQVLLTGASDGPRAQEPVAMNGSIYQLVVGHVDGDAALDVLVLYGGYRPSSFGLLLGNGDGTLRRAADIPIGAMPEHATLGDVNGDGRMDIVCRVHFAIEPGYYTTEVWLLLGQGDGTFAPATVVTTSPNPGRPALGDLDRNGTLDMIMPQDAPSGGVLLLKGRGDGTFLPPVHLWYQAGQNDGHIALADLNGDGFPEIVRSNAYDQSVHVLRSYSGSWTAWESRSYAAGGNCTDIFVRDFDEDGRLDVICSNPGMDSVSLLRGDVYGQLAQPQVFGVRTDLYKLGVLDVNADGRLDIITGGGPTITQGSLILQR from the coding sequence GTGTCCCGAAGATTGATTCCGTTGTTCCTCGCCCTGCTGGTGGGGGCCGGTGGCTGTGACCTGGAGCCCATCACCTCCCAGCCGCCCATCTCCGAGCCACCCACCAGGCCCATGGCCCCCTCGGCTCCGGGGCGGGTGGAGGCGCGCGCCGAGCCGGGCACGGTGACGCTCTCGTGGAGCCCCCCGGAGCACACGGGTAGCCTCACGGGTTACCGGGTGCGCGCCGAGCCGTTGGGAAGCGCTCCACTCCTCGAGGTGAACGAACCCACGGCCCGCGTCACCGGCCTGAGCGCGGGCGCCACCTACCGCTTCTCGGTGGCCGCGGTGAACGAGGTGGGTGAAGGACCGGCCACCCGCTCGGAGGCCGTCACCCTGCCGGAGCCCCCCAGCGCACCACCCCAGCCGTCCGTGGTGCGAGGAGATGGACAGGTGCGGGTGAGCTGGACGGAGCCCGCGACGGACGGGCGAAGCCCCCTCACCGGCTACATCGTCACCGCGCATCCCCAGGGCATTGGGGTGACGGTGGACGCCAGCATGCGCTCCGCGGTGGTGGAAGGGCTGAGCAATGGCGAGCCCTCCACCTTCACGGTGCGCGCCCTCAACGCCGTGGGCGAGGGCCCCGACTCCCCCGCCTCGCCGAGCGTGGTGCCGGCCCGCGCGCCCTCGGCGCCGGCCAGCGTCGAGGCCACGGCGGACATCCGCCAGGCCACCGTCACCTGGAACGCCCCCGAGAACACCGGAGGCCTGCCCATGGACACCTATGTGGTGACGGCCGAGCCGGGCGGCGCCTCACGGCAGGTGGGGGCCGAGTCCCGGAGCGTCACCTTCACCGGGTTGGACAACGGCACCGCGTACGCCTTCACCGTGGTGGCGCGCAACGAGGTTGGCGAGGGAGCGGGGCTGCGCTCCGCGCCGGTGCGCACTCCCGACGTGCCCGCCCGGCCCGGCGAGGTGCGAGCCACGCGCGGCGTCCGCTCTGCCACGGTGACGTGGGAGGCCCCGGCCCAGGACGGCGGTGCCCCGCTCACGGGCTTCATCGTGGAGGCCTCGCCCTCCGGCGCGCGCGTGCAGGTGGACGCCCAGACGCACAGCGCCACCTTCACGGACCTGAGCAGCACGAAGGCGCATGCCTTCACCGTGTCCGCCCTCAATGCCGTGGGCAGCAGCGCCGCTTCCGCGCCCTCGGCCGCCGTGCGTCCCCTCCCCGTGCCCGCCGAGGTGACGGACCTCCAGGTGGACACCTCCGACGCGGGCTGCCTCACCGTCTCGTACGCGCTGCGCCAGGCGGACGGGCTGCGTGCCGACATCCTCGTGGAGGTGGCCACCCAGGGCGCGGCCCCCTTCACTCGCGCCACCCAGGCCGGCAGCATCGACCATGAGGGCCTGCTCGCGCGCTCTTCCTCGCCGGAGGGTGATGCCCACGGGTTTCTCTGGAACCGTGGCCACGACGTGCCCGGCGCCACCACCGTCCAACTGCGCCTGAGTGCCCAGGTCCCCGGTGCCGCACCGGGCTCGGCGACGCTCGAGCTGTCCCTGCCCGCCGCCGCCCGCCGCTGCGAGGTCCGGCTGCCCACCAGCATCGTCCAGCCCCTGGCCCACGAACCCCTCCAGGCCGTGAACGGAGACTTCAACCGGGATGGCAAGCCGGACCTGGCAGTCGCCATGAACGACAGCAGTACCGTCGCCATCCTGCTGGGGCTGGGCAACGGCGGTTTCCAGCCCCCCATCCAGCACAACGGCATCATCTACGGGGTGGGCCACCTCGGCGCCGCGGACCTGGATGGCGACGGCGCGGATGAGCTGCTCGTCCCGGACCAGTCCGGCCGCCTGTGGGTCGCCCGCAACGTGGGGCATGGAATGTTCCTGGACCCCGTCTCCTACTCCCTGGGCACACCCCTTTGGCGCGACACCACGCCAGGCGCGCTCGCCTTCGCCGACCTCGACGGCGACGGCAGCCTCGACGTGGCCACCCTGGGATGGAACAACGACAGATGGAACAACAACCGTCCCCTGGGGATCCTCGCCAACACGGGGGACGGCACGCTGGGCGGCTTCACCCGGCTGGGGACAAGCGTGGCCTCCAATGCCATTCTCGAGACAGCCGACTTCGACGAGGACGGCCGGGAGGACCTGCTGGCCTTCGGCCCGCTGGGGGGAAGCACCGTCCTGCTGGCCAATGGAGATGGCACCTTCCGCGAGCGCGCCATCACCTCCATGGTCCACGCGGACAGCGTCGCGGTGGGCGATCTCGACGGTGATGGCCACCTGGACCTGGCGCTCGCCGCAGTGGACTCCTCCGACCCCACCCAGCTCTACCTCGCCCGGGGAGATGGCCAGGGAGGTTTCTCCCCAGCGCAGCTCGTGGACTCGCTCACGAACTACGGCAGCCCGCGGCGCGTGGCCCTGACGGTGGTGGACCTGGACCACGATGGCCTGGAGGATCTGGTGGTGGGAGTGGAGTGGGACCATTCCCTCGCCGTGCTGAGGGGAAGGGGCGCGGGGCTCTTCGCGCCAGCGGTGATGCTACCCGCGGGACACAACCCCATCTTCGCCACCCGGCGTGACTTCGACGGGGATGGAGTGCAGGACGTGGCGGCGGTGCAGCGCCTGAGCAAGGACGTGCGCGTGTGGCGAGGCGGAGCCGAGGCCCTGTCGCTGTCCGATGGCCTCACGGGAACCTTCGCCCAGGGAGACTTCAACGCGGATGGGAGGATGGACCTCGTCAATGCCACGCAGCCGGACAACGTCCAGGTGCTCCTTACCGGCGCTTCCGACGGCCCGCGGGCCCAGGAGCCCGTAGCGATGAATGGCTCGATCTATCAACTGGTCGTGGGCCACGTGGACGGAGACGCGGCCCTGGACGTCCTGGTGTTGTACGGCGGGTACCGTCCCTCGAGCTTCGGACTCCTCCTGGGCAACGGCGATGGCACCCTGCGCCGCGCCGCCGACATCCCCATCGGGGCGATGCCGGAGCATGCGACCCTCGGTGATGTGAACGGAGATGGGCGGATGGACATCGTCTGCCGGGTGCACTTCGCTATCGAGCCCGGCTACTACACCACGGAGGTCTGGCTGTTGCTCGGCCAGGGCGATGGCACCTTCGCTCCCGCCACGGTCGTGACGACCAGCCCCAACCCGGGCAGGCCGGCACTGGGGGACCTCGATCGCAACGGCACCTTGGACATGATCATGCCGCAGGATGCACCCAGTGGCGGGGTGCTGCTGCTCAAGGGCCGTGGCGATGGCACCTTCCTGCCTCCCGTGCACCTCTGGTACCAGGCAGGCCAGAACGACGGCCATATCGCCCTGGCGGATCTCAACGGGGACGGCTTCCCGGAGATCGTGCGCAGCAACGCCTACGACCAAAGCGTCCACGTGCTGCGCTCGTACTCGGGGAGTTGGACGGCCTGGGAGAGCAGGAGCTACGCGGCGGGCGGCAACTGCACCGACATCTTCGTGCGGGACTTCGATGAGGACGGGCGACTGGACGTGATCTGCTCCAATCCGGGCATGGACTCGGTCTCGCTGCTCAGAGGCGATGTGTACGGGCAACTGGCGCAGCCACAGGTCTTCGGGGTGCGCACCGATCTCTACAAACTGGGGGTGCTCGACGTGAACGCGGATGGGCGCCTGGACATCATCACGGGGGGAGGCCCGACCATCACCCAGGGCTCGCTGATCCTCCAGCGCTGA
- a CDS encoding DUF4430 domain-containing protein: MSETPKPSRRSLLGCLALVVLGFASVPVWADEPAKKAPEGKSAPATVSVVFDYGNGKEKVLTGIEWRQGMTAWEATQAAARRSPSIELKHSGSGSMVFVTGIDGFKNQGGGRDKRSWQFWVNGTYADAGVGAKVLQAGDKVLWKFAPPPPPGTW, from the coding sequence ATGAGTGAGACCCCGAAGCCGTCACGTCGTTCCCTGCTGGGCTGTCTGGCGCTGGTGGTGCTGGGGTTCGCCTCGGTGCCCGTCTGGGCGGATGAGCCGGCGAAGAAGGCCCCGGAGGGCAAGAGCGCCCCCGCGACCGTCTCGGTTGTCTTTGATTATGGCAATGGCAAGGAGAAGGTCCTGACGGGCATCGAGTGGCGCCAGGGGATGACGGCCTGGGAGGCCACCCAGGCCGCGGCCCGGCGCTCCCCTTCCATCGAACTCAAGCACTCGGGCAGTGGCTCCATGGTGTTCGTCACCGGGATCGATGGGTTCAAGAACCAGGGCGGCGGGCGAGACAAGCGGAGCTGGCAGTTCTGGGTCAATGGCACCTACGCCGACGCGGGCGTGGGCGCCAAGGTGCTCCAGGCGGGGGACAAAGTGCTCTGGAAGTTCGCGCCGCCCCCGCCACCGGGCACCTGGTGA
- a CDS encoding DUF4430 domain-containing protein, producing the protein MAIKHTGSGATVFVTGIDGFKNQSGGRDKRSWQFWVNGTYADAGVGAKVLQAGDKVLWKFAPPPPPGS; encoded by the coding sequence ATCGCCATCAAACACACGGGCAGTGGCGCCACGGTGTTCGTCACCGGGATTGATGGGTTCAAGAACCAGAGCGGCGGGCGAGACAAGCGGAGCTGGCAGTTCTGGGTCAATGGCACCTACGCCGACGCGGGCGTGGGCGCCAAGGTGCTCCAGGCGGGGGACAAAGTGCTCTGGAAGTTCGCGCCGCCCCCGCCACCGGGCTCCTGA
- a CDS encoding Hint domain-containing protein, with product MSNSRSMLRKTLCGSLLLGLMGPFAASALPADGKNSQIDWTQSEFSGWARPDALSLTELKTYQEDRRYVRSLVKPDVATSLDYSDPKVYRFVVARLKMAGKTPQTSPRLFDLISRRRTADQLRPRNTESARTLTAARTPQHFINSTNFLTESSPYMEANALLTYPGVANYLYVDSASWDNNGTALGAMGYSEKYSGSIVRSVAVGDITLTNALDYVVDSYSLIDSATGLQETYTLRENNRRCQFDLSTLDITNPVNTTGGQCVDLCLNRIWTGDCDYDLTGTPTALKIPLSGSIGISFNNPSCVFDANRIAQYQNGTVTPPGNIKVVLANVGGGCDVDSGNALYSPMQNFWQHVTLSPDGKTLSWNLTGADAALFDSSCRQVQDQLELSMILGIPMKQGAVEIPPRPIVISNDPDSQATDYQLPCMTMTNSCLAEGTKVQLADGRMVPIESIQIGDKIFNPFHPGAQALTVTDIAKGFETVPMVRIKDKAGRELLMTEMHPIATVDRGMVQARKLRVGDKVQTRTGTSPLVSVTRQPFGGKVHNLKVGSNEEALKLGPDQTVVYANGFLVGDGQIQQKYESAEQNANARLDMRTRVDKRWRQDYVKSATR from the coding sequence ATGTCAAACTCACGTTCCATGCTGCGGAAGACGCTCTGCGGGAGCCTGCTCTTGGGGCTCATGGGGCCTTTCGCCGCGAGCGCGTTGCCGGCTGACGGGAAGAACAGCCAGATCGACTGGACGCAGTCCGAGTTCTCGGGGTGGGCTCGTCCTGATGCGTTGTCCTTGACCGAGCTGAAGACGTATCAAGAGGATCGCAGGTACGTGCGGAGTCTGGTGAAGCCAGACGTCGCCACGAGCCTCGACTACTCGGACCCGAAGGTGTACCGGTTCGTCGTCGCCCGGCTGAAGATGGCCGGGAAGACGCCGCAGACGTCGCCCCGTCTCTTCGACCTCATCAGCCGGCGGCGCACCGCCGATCAACTGCGTCCGCGCAACACGGAGAGCGCACGGACGCTCACGGCCGCCCGGACGCCCCAGCACTTCATCAACTCGACCAACTTCCTCACCGAGAGCAGCCCGTACATGGAGGCCAACGCGCTGCTCACCTACCCCGGCGTGGCCAACTACCTCTATGTCGACAGTGCCTCCTGGGACAATAACGGCACCGCCCTCGGAGCAATGGGCTATTCCGAGAAGTACAGTGGCTCCATCGTGAGATCCGTGGCGGTCGGGGACATCACCCTGACCAACGCGCTGGACTACGTGGTGGACTCGTACTCTCTCATCGACTCGGCCACGGGCCTGCAGGAGACCTACACCCTGCGCGAGAACAACAGGAGGTGTCAGTTCGACCTGTCCACACTGGACATCACCAACCCCGTGAACACGACGGGTGGACAGTGCGTGGACCTCTGCCTGAACCGGATCTGGACGGGTGATTGCGACTACGATCTGACCGGAACCCCGACGGCGTTGAAGATCCCCTTGTCCGGCTCCATCGGCATCTCCTTCAACAACCCCAGCTGCGTCTTCGATGCCAACAGGATCGCGCAGTACCAGAACGGAACCGTGACGCCTCCGGGAAACATCAAGGTCGTGTTGGCCAACGTGGGCGGCGGCTGCGACGTGGACAGCGGCAATGCCCTGTACTCCCCGATGCAGAACTTCTGGCAGCACGTCACGCTCTCCCCTGACGGCAAGACGCTGAGCTGGAATCTCACGGGAGCGGACGCGGCGCTCTTCGACTCGAGCTGCCGGCAGGTCCAGGACCAGCTGGAGCTCAGCATGATCCTGGGCATTCCGATGAAGCAGGGAGCCGTTGAGATTCCGCCCCGTCCCATCGTCATCAGCAACGATCCAGACTCCCAGGCCACGGACTACCAGTTGCCGTGCATGACCATGACGAACAGCTGCCTCGCCGAGGGCACGAAGGTGCAACTGGCCGACGGCCGCATGGTGCCCATCGAGTCCATCCAGATCGGGGACAAGATCTTCAACCCCTTCCACCCGGGAGCCCAGGCGCTCACCGTGACCGACATCGCCAAGGGCTTCGAGACCGTGCCCATGGTGCGCATCAAGGACAAGGCCGGGAGGGAGCTGCTGATGACGGAGATGCATCCCATCGCCACGGTGGACCGGGGCATGGTGCAGGCCCGGAAGCTGCGGGTGGGAGACAAGGTCCAGACCCGGACCGGCACCAGCCCCCTGGTGAGCGTCACCCGCCAGCCGTTCGGCGGCAAGGTGCACAACCTCAAGGTCGGCTCGAACGAGGAAGCCCTGAAGCTGGGCCCGGATCAGACCGTGGTGTACGCGAACGGCTTCCTCGTCGGTGACGGGCAGATCCAGCAGAAGTACGAGTCCGCCGAGCAGAACGCCAACGCGAGGCTCGACATGCGCACGCGCGTGGACAAGCGCTGGCGCCAGGACTACGTGAAGAGCGCCACCCGGTAG
- a CDS encoding DUF2019 domain-containing protein, with translation MESQVRQLEELAEKFAHHTAEQTDAIFRGDARTGNRHAKQRIATFKMLRAHGNAGRDALAMLLTHPRMDVRGMAAVYLLRYRTAEAKAVLLEIAKGEGLAAFEASEALKRWEEGTWALDPAEDAAG, from the coding sequence TTGGAAAGTCAGGTAAGACAGCTAGAAGAACTGGCGGAAAAATTTGCCCATCACACAGCAGAACAGACGGACGCAATCTTCCGAGGTGATGCTAGAACTGGAAACAGGCACGCGAAGCAGCGGATCGCCACGTTCAAGATGTTGCGCGCTCACGGGAACGCGGGGCGGGATGCGCTCGCCATGTTGCTCACGCACCCGCGAATGGACGTACGAGGCATGGCGGCGGTCTACCTGCTGCGTTATCGGACGGCGGAAGCCAAGGCCGTCTTACTGGAGATCGCAAAAGGTGAAGGACTGGCTGCTTTTGAAGCTTCGGAGGCCCTGAAACGCTGGGAAGAGGGCACTTGGGCACTAGATCCAGCCGAGGATGCTGCGGGGTAG
- a CDS encoding TonB C-terminal domain-containing protein gives MSTPPGSHPIEVELDFSPPPPAAPPLSPPPTARAERPRSPPRTPPVPRAPPVRPPPPERPSSEPSTTEPSPPLELDAPLAAEARRPSLLPSLPPGDWSLPLPEEKPRGRTIRPGDPSLSPETLAAEEHARVSARVRSFTEDDLAARRVENGLVDPYFSEVRESLEKQLEGAPLFKGKTSTSKLQQFAQTYLKDAERYGHSGLVGKNQKRDAHKPLTPLEKLESLPVENKALEGMRGFLRLGDALQQHAEPEPQLVVILELQQAPDGQLRSVQVVEPSGDKAFDKYVSEAMPPALARLAPPPSKTPGVHLGTHSNGIRTLWSVEGRVVHLKQVSEMKEKDAAYAAAMASLGALAGRFDETTGEVQVIDLLDPKFRCRARLLRVW, from the coding sequence GTGAGCACCCCACCCGGGTCTCATCCGATCGAGGTGGAACTCGACTTCTCGCCCCCCCCTCCTGCCGCGCCGCCCCTGAGTCCTCCGCCCACGGCCCGGGCCGAGCGGCCCCGCTCCCCGCCTCGTACACCGCCAGTTCCCCGGGCGCCTCCCGTCAGGCCCCCTCCCCCGGAGCGGCCTTCCTCCGAGCCGTCCACCACCGAGCCGTCTCCTCCCCTCGAGTTGGACGCGCCGCTCGCGGCGGAGGCGCGGCGCCCCTCACTGCTGCCCTCCCTTCCGCCAGGGGACTGGAGCCTGCCCCTCCCCGAGGAGAAGCCACGGGGACGCACGATCCGCCCGGGCGATCCGAGCCTCTCTCCGGAGACACTCGCCGCCGAGGAGCACGCCCGCGTGAGCGCCCGGGTGCGGTCCTTCACCGAGGACGATCTGGCCGCGCGGCGGGTGGAGAACGGCCTGGTGGATCCGTACTTCAGCGAGGTGCGTGAGTCCCTGGAGAAGCAGCTCGAGGGTGCCCCGCTCTTCAAGGGGAAGACCTCCACGTCGAAGCTCCAGCAGTTCGCCCAGACCTACTTGAAGGATGCCGAGCGCTACGGCCACAGCGGGCTCGTGGGCAAGAACCAGAAACGGGATGCTCACAAGCCGCTCACTCCCCTCGAGAAGCTCGAGTCCCTCCCCGTGGAGAACAAGGCCCTTGAAGGCATGCGCGGGTTCCTCAGGTTGGGAGATGCGCTCCAGCAGCATGCCGAGCCCGAGCCGCAGCTCGTCGTCATCCTGGAGTTGCAGCAAGCCCCCGACGGGCAACTCCGCTCGGTGCAGGTGGTGGAGCCCAGCGGCGACAAAGCCTTCGACAAGTACGTGAGCGAGGCCATGCCTCCCGCCCTGGCCCGGCTCGCGCCGCCCCCCTCGAAGACCCCGGGAGTGCACCTGGGCACCCACTCGAATGGCATCCGCACCCTCTGGTCCGTGGAGGGCCGCGTCGTCCACCTCAAGCAGGTCTCGGAGATGAAGGAGAAGGACGCCGCGTACGCGGCGGCCATGGCCAGTCTGGGCGCGCTCGCCGGCCGCTTCGACGAGACCACCGGCGAGGTGCAGGTGATCGACCTGCTCGACCCGAAGTTCCGCTGCCGCGCCCGCCTGCTGCGCGTCTGGTGA
- a CDS encoding cytochrome-c peroxidase, with the protein MLSSLMCGLVACDVGLAPNEPQEPEAPGASAEHLAEVAAPAQTLQPKEQLGRLLFFDKRLSEPPGQACASCHHPSTGWAGPDIHSNTAGAVHEGAVPGRFGNRKPPSSAYATPAPILHPANWAKGVFVGGNFWDGRATGEKLGSPAADQAQMPFLNPVEQNNPSEAAVVAKVCTGPYKANFLLVYGWTMCMPSQVARAYDNIARAIAAYEASPEMNAFSSKYDAYLAGRVTLTDQEMQGLRLFEGKAMCASCHLSQPGAHGQPPLFTDYTYANLGVPRNPLNPWYEQHEFNPQDWEWTDQGLGAFLQTRPEWRRYARENLGKQKVPTLRNVDKRPSPAFVKPYMHNGYFKDLKSVVHFYNTRDALPVCRTQAPQEHGVDCWPPPEVKQNVNTSQMGNLGLTAEEEDALVAFLRTLSDGYVQR; encoded by the coding sequence GTGCTTTCATCCCTGATGTGTGGACTGGTGGCCTGTGACGTGGGTCTCGCCCCGAACGAGCCGCAAGAGCCAGAAGCACCGGGGGCATCGGCCGAGCACCTCGCGGAGGTGGCGGCCCCCGCGCAGACGCTGCAACCCAAGGAGCAGCTCGGCAGGCTGTTGTTCTTCGACAAGAGACTCTCCGAGCCGCCCGGCCAAGCGTGTGCTTCCTGTCATCACCCGTCGACGGGCTGGGCGGGACCGGACATACACAGCAATACGGCCGGGGCCGTGCACGAGGGCGCCGTCCCGGGGCGGTTCGGCAATCGCAAGCCTCCCTCGAGCGCCTACGCCACCCCCGCTCCCATCCTCCACCCGGCCAACTGGGCGAAGGGAGTCTTCGTGGGAGGCAATTTCTGGGATGGCCGCGCCACGGGCGAGAAGCTGGGCAGTCCCGCAGCGGACCAGGCGCAGATGCCCTTCCTCAACCCGGTGGAGCAGAACAACCCCAGCGAGGCGGCCGTCGTCGCCAAGGTGTGCACCGGGCCCTACAAGGCGAACTTCCTTCTCGTCTACGGGTGGACCATGTGCATGCCGAGCCAGGTGGCGCGGGCCTACGACAACATCGCCCGGGCCATCGCGGCCTACGAGGCCTCGCCCGAGATGAATGCCTTCTCCTCCAAGTACGACGCGTACCTGGCCGGGCGAGTCACCCTGACGGACCAGGAGATGCAGGGCCTGCGACTCTTCGAGGGCAAGGCGATGTGCGCCAGTTGCCACCTGAGCCAGCCCGGAGCCCACGGCCAGCCCCCCCTCTTCACCGACTACACCTATGCGAACCTCGGTGTGCCGCGAAACCCGCTCAACCCCTGGTACGAGCAGCACGAGTTCAATCCGCAGGACTGGGAGTGGACGGACCAGGGACTGGGAGCATTCCTGCAGACGCGCCCGGAGTGGCGGCGGTACGCGCGGGAGAACCTCGGGAAGCAGAAGGTCCCCACCTTGCGCAACGTGGACAAGCGGCCCTCACCTGCCTTCGTCAAACCCTACATGCACAACGGCTACTTCAAGGACCTCAAGAGCGTGGTCCACTTCTACAACACGCGTGACGCCCTCCCCGTCTGCCGCACGCAAGCCCCCCAGGAGCACGGCGTCGACTGCTGGCCTCCGCCCGAGGTGAAGCAGAACGTCAACACCAGCCAGATGGGCAACCTCGGCCTCACCGCCGAGGAGGAAGACGCCCTCGTCGCCTTCCTGCGGACCTTGTCGGACGGCTACGTCCAGCGCTGA